The following are encoded in a window of Methylocystis rosea genomic DNA:
- a CDS encoding ABC transporter substrate-binding protein: protein MGVSTILPGVLSVGSALPDPPFEFMDGDQARGFDVELMQAIAAELGLVWRLVPYDGADFNGVFAGLTKGACDCVASGATITPERERLASFCAPYIRSGQSLVCNIEATPQVRSIDDLRGMTLGVQQGNTSEPVAHRLKDEGRIAEVRTYAYHDIGVMLDDLAAGKIGGVMKLAPVMRWMIRHRPRLRVVQERITEEALGVAVRLGDEALRAAVNGAQAQMQERGALARLVKKWLEA from the coding sequence ATGGGCGTCAGCACAATCCTACCCGGCGTCCTCTCCGTCGGCTCCGCCTTGCCCGATCCGCCGTTTGAATTCATGGACGGCGATCAAGCGCGCGGTTTTGACGTCGAGCTGATGCAGGCGATCGCCGCGGAGCTCGGTCTCGTCTGGCGGCTCGTTCCCTATGACGGCGCGGATTTCAACGGCGTCTTCGCGGGTCTGACCAAGGGAGCTTGCGACTGCGTCGCATCGGGCGCGACGATCACGCCCGAGCGCGAGCGGCTGGCGTCGTTCTGCGCGCCCTACATCCGCTCCGGACAAAGCCTGGTCTGCAATATCGAGGCGACGCCGCAGGTGCGCTCGATCGACGACCTGCGCGGGATGACCCTCGGGGTGCAGCAGGGCAACACATCGGAGCCGGTGGCGCATCGTCTCAAGGATGAAGGGCGGATCGCCGAGGTGCGGACCTACGCCTATCACGACATCGGCGTGATGCTGGATGATCTTGCCGCTGGAAAAATCGGCGGCGTGATGAAGCTTGCGCCCGTCATGCGCTGGATGATCAGACACCGGCCCCGGCTCCGGGTGGTGCAGGAGCGGATCACCGAGGAAGCGCTCGGCGTCGCCGTTCGCCTTGGCGACGAAGCGCTGCGCGCGGCGGTGAACGGCGCGCAGGCG
- a CDS encoding tRNA nucleotidyltransferase: MASKSASPSFDYGQTDPGLSVLRMAALLAEAEDGPDEETLDLLFEQVEAGHLVDADPAQMWPELVRGLMSPAPSKMIGTLRDCGALFEILPEVAALFGVPQISDGEDEVDLGEHLMTSLDTAAKRGASLPTRFALLVMNVGKSDSPREHLPVHYRHVERGRPRIEDICARFRAPAECKALALLALAECERVHRVSKMRAGPVALMLERLGAFDAPERFQELMMVCASDFCAHEGREGKPYPKAALLEIALKACADIAENDREARQSARAEAIARAFRSERWSNEVA, from the coding sequence ATGGCTTCGAAATCTGCTTCCCCGTCGTTCGACTACGGACAAACCGACCCCGGCCTTTCCGTGCTGCGCATGGCGGCGCTGCTCGCCGAGGCGGAGGACGGCCCGGACGAAGAAACGCTCGATCTGTTGTTTGAACAGGTCGAGGCCGGCCATCTCGTCGACGCCGACCCCGCGCAGATGTGGCCGGAGCTGGTTCGCGGGCTGATGAGCCCGGCGCCGTCGAAAATGATCGGGACCCTGCGCGACTGCGGCGCGCTGTTTGAAATCCTCCCCGAAGTCGCGGCGCTGTTTGGCGTGCCGCAGATTTCCGATGGCGAGGACGAGGTCGATCTCGGCGAACATCTGATGACATCGCTCGATACGGCGGCCAAACGCGGCGCGTCCTTGCCCACGCGTTTCGCGCTGCTGGTGATGAATGTCGGCAAGTCGGATTCGCCGCGCGAACATCTTCCCGTGCATTACCGACATGTCGAGCGCGGGCGCCCGCGCATCGAAGACATCTGCGCGCGCTTTCGCGCCCCGGCGGAATGCAAGGCTCTCGCGCTGCTGGCGCTCGCCGAGTGCGAACGCGTGCATCGCGTCTCGAAGATGCGCGCCGGCCCCGTCGCCTTGATGCTCGAACGCTTGGGGGCGTTCGACGCGCCGGAGCGATTTCAGGAGCTGATGATGGTCTGCGCCAGCGATTTTTGCGCCCATGAAGGCCGCGAGGGAAAGCCTTACCCCAAGGCGGCGCTGCTGGAGATCGCGCTCAAGGCCTGCGCCGACATTGCGGAGAACGACCGAGAGGCGCGCCAGAGCGCTCGCGCCGAGGCGATCGCGCGGGCGTTTCGCTCGGAGCGCTGGTCGAACGAGGTGGCGTAG
- the petA gene encoding ubiquinol-cytochrome c reductase iron-sulfur subunit yields MVNASPPPSNVRVDKPTRRDLLYIATAVTGVAGAAASLVPLIDQMNPDASTLAAGGPVDIDLGQVEPGGQVVILWRKKPIFVVFRTQENLQVLQSRQLLIELADPDSKYLQQPPYAKNWHRSLTPEIGVFVGICTHLGCIPQFDPLPNASDPAPNWLGGYFCACHGSKYDLAGRVFRDVPAPYNLPVPPYRFTGDTTIRVGENPPNEDFDFSTIRQM; encoded by the coding sequence ATGGTCAATGCGTCTCCACCGCCTTCCAACGTCAGGGTAGATAAGCCGACGCGCCGCGATCTCCTTTATATCGCGACGGCCGTAACAGGGGTTGCGGGGGCAGCGGCCTCCTTAGTGCCGTTAATCGACCAGATGAACCCCGATGCTTCAACTCTCGCGGCCGGCGGTCCGGTAGACATCGATCTCGGCCAGGTGGAACCGGGCGGACAGGTTGTCATTCTATGGCGAAAAAAACCGATCTTTGTGGTGTTTCGAACTCAGGAAAATCTGCAGGTTCTTCAAAGTCGCCAATTGTTGATTGAGCTAGCTGATCCGGATTCGAAATATCTTCAGCAACCTCCCTACGCCAAAAACTGGCACCGCTCGTTGACGCCGGAAATCGGAGTATTTGTGGGGATATGCACGCATTTGGGATGCATCCCGCAATTTGATCCGCTTCCTAACGCTTCCGACCCGGCCCCAAACTGGTTGGGCGGATATTTTTGCGCATGCCATGGCTCAAAATACGATCTTGCGGGGCGCGTATTTCGTGACGTTCCCGCTCCCTATAATTTACCGGTTCCGCCATATCGCTTCACGGGCGATACGACAATTCGAGTCGGGGAAAATCCGCCGAACGAGGACTTCGACTTTTCAACGATCCGACAAATGTGA